DNA sequence from the Anguilla anguilla isolate fAngAng1 chromosome 4, fAngAng1.pri, whole genome shotgun sequence genome:
acaattatgtgcacaatacattaaagatacaactattttaaGCTGAGACATTAATTggtttttcaccttttttcacccacctcccaccggatctcagggtccacccacctcccaaatcccctGGGAATTAGTCTTGGTTTAGCGACATATTTATAATGATAAACAAAATCCATAGCAATTGATTAAGCTACGATTGAAGAGGAAATGGTTCTTTCATTTCGTTGCTATTGCGCTAGGTTTCACTTTCTATCTTCTCAACGATGAAGAAAACGAAACTCTCCGAGTTTCCGTTCACATTTTCTGGTGTCACAGCGTCACACTGGCTACATTCATATTGGGAGGACAGGACACAAGAAAGAAACAGAACGCTTTTGTCGGAGCTGCAGCTCTGACCAATAATGGGAAGTAAACAAAGTTCTGAGAACCAAATGCCAGCATAATCTGCTGGGGAGAAACCACTTTTAAGGAATTGGGGTTGGGCAGTCAGGATGATACTTCAGGGACTACAGAAAACCATCCTCTGACCGTTGCACAAAAAGGCAAGATAACTGCCGTATCTGTTTGTTATGTCGAATGGTGATGTGtagatttcagtttatttatttatttatttatttatttatttatgtttgtgatCATTCAGGATTTGACGGTGGAATTGGGACCATTTTGGCTGGAGGAAACATGTCGTTCTGCTCTCTTGAGACGCTGCCTTGTGCCAGCAAGATGATCGTGACTGTGGATGAGAAATTAATTGATGAATGGATCTCAGAGTGTGATGCAAAAACATGGGAATCTCGAAAAAGGTATGCACTGAAAGTTGTGCCATGTTGTGTGTGATAACAGCAAAGCTACTGTACAGTCAGGGGGAAATATAGAAGAGAAGAGCTTAGATACGCCAGCCATCTCATTGTTCCTGTATTATAAGTCTGTTTTTTTCACGTTTATCTTTTTCAGGGAGATAATACAGACTTTTTCATCTGCATCAACTCTCAATGGTAGTTTTCTTAATCacaggtaacccccccccccccccccccccccatttgttcAGGGTGTGTCTTAGGCAAATTTTCATTCCATTATGAATCTTACTACTACATATATCAATATCTACAAAAAATGCTAACTGTGTTTTACTTTGGAAAAAGAGAtagaataattcattttgtaattttgtagcTAATCCAGTGTGTTTCATCTTTTTAGTGGTGACCAGCATTACCAAACCACAGTGGAGAATTCAGGTCTGGACTTGTCTCTAGCACGTCTTGCCTTTGAGAAGCTGGCAAAGAACCAAACTGTGTTGAaacaggttttcatttttttttttcaaaataaatcaattggttaattttatgaattaatCTCAAACTTAATTTACAATTAAGATTTACAGTTTATTGCAGTTATTGTTCTTATTGTTGTTTCAGGTGGGATCGGTGGTGCGGGACACGCTGCTTCGCTCCCTGAGCGATGCACCGCCTGGCGTGGAAGACCTGCGAGTCTATTTGATCCTGCCTGAACTTCTGAGGGTCCTGCCCATGGACAGGGACCTCTGTGCAAATTTCGCTGGAGCAGTTGGCAAACTGCAGCCGGACTGCCTGAAGACCCTAGGTCATTATTTTCTGCCCTGTATTATGCAACCAATGCTTCGGTCAAATCCTGCCGGGTGTTTTCTGTATAACCGCAGTTAATAGGCTAATTAAAATATAagagttaaaaagaaaaaggaagatCCGTTGCAGCAAATGTaacaaatcagattttttttctccttaattTGTTGGGCACTCTTGATGTGAAGACAGCAATGTAATTGttacatatttgtttatatcaaAGTACTACACTTTCCTACAGACATAAGAATTACCATAACATTCTTGAATAATTTGCTCCttacaaatgataaaaatactAGATGTTCTAATATCCTTTCAGTTTTCAGAGCCTCCCTTGAAGACAAGATGCAGGGACATTTAAGTGAATGGGTTCATCTGCATATTTTTGCTTCTCTAATGATTTTAATTgatttgattgtaaacatttcttattttattagaGGGTTTATGGTCAAAACTTCCAAAATCCTTCTTCAAGTCCCTGGTGAAGGTGATTCGCTCGGCGTGCACATGGTTCCTTCACAAGATGTGGACAGAGCAGAAAGATTTCAGGATCTCCGTTGAAAAGACAGCAAACGTTCTTCAGAAGCTGTATGAGGTTGAGTATCCTATGATTTCAGACGGTTGTTTTGATTAAAGAGTGGAGTTCTGTGAAGCCAGACCCAGGGTTCTGGTACAACAAGCTACAATCTAATTTGAAACAAAGGTAGTAAAATATCGTAGCTGTATTTTTAGAGAAATAAATCATACGTGTGCTGTGTGCTTGCTCAAAGCAGTTGAAGAACACCACCGTTTTGTTTGCAGGTGAACTACAACTCTAGATGGAAGATAGAGGACAGAAACTTCTACATCAACGAGATGAAGATCTTCATTACATCTGTGAGTTggaattgtgatttttttttaatgaaagattacatatttcacataatgtaaacattgattttcttgttcttgtttttcaaTGTGTTCATAGTTTCCAGGAGAGCTGCCACCGGATGCATACATCATTGACTGCATGTTACAATTCTTGgtaattgttcattttctttaatgcaATATTACTTTAGCTCAAAATCTGGTGAGAGAGGTAAATtacctgttttatgtttttttatgttttagttCAATAGGTTGGTCTTGTACCCAGGCATCTTTGACATGGAGACAAAATGTATGGTCTTCTTGAGAGATGTATGCAAGCATTTTGTGAGTATGAAACTTTCTGCATTAGTGTTTTTATACTTATTGCCTGAGACTTGCTTTGTTGGGAATTGCATAAATCAGCTGTCAGCATTTAAaacctgaaaaatattaaaaaatatattttttaattaataacagtaaataaattattaataattttttcttgTGTGTCTACTCATTGTTTGCAGCTGAATGCCAGTTTGGGTAATTCACTGCACAATCATCTGTGTGTGAACAGAAAGTCCCTTCTGACTGATACCTTCCAACAACTGCGAAACAATGACCGTGACTTCCTCTGGCCTTTACAGGTTATTGATTTACCACTTAAATCACAACTATAGTGttcatgcattaaaaatatcGCTGCATAAGGATTTCTCTTTTAACCACCTGTTTACAGATACTTGGATGTGACATCACTGGACTATGACAGAGTGACACTTTTCTTTTCCAGGTAAAATTTGAAAACGAGGATGGTATTGATGAAGGAGGTTCGCCTCAGGAGTTCTTCACTCTCGTTGCAAGGGAAATTCTCTCGCTGGAGCCAAAGATGCTGGAGCTGTTGGAAGACTCAAGACTTGTCTGGTTCATGCCAGAGGTGTGTATGTCAGTGAAATCCACATTATTCAAAACATTGAGTCAGTTTAATAATGACAGTATCGAATTGCCTGTTATTTTACCTGCTGTCCAGTGTGTATCTAGCACTGTGTCAGTTAAGCTCTTCAAGTGTCCCCATGCTTCTTAGCCCTACTAAACTACATCATACATTAAAATCTCTCTGCACAACAATTTATTGCTTAAGATCAGATTCATGAGAACTAATTTCTACTTATACTACcttaatttttcctttttacacTCTTTGAGTTGCCAAAaaagagctgagtaactttcaggcagATTGACCAATAGGGGGCGTGAcaatgggcgtggcctatcacaaaaaggcgcataactcccgaatggattcacagatttgcacaagattttgtggaaaggtcgctcatgagccaaagaagagggcatgtgtttgtgtgagggtgtgtgcgtggatgcatgcacacatggatgcatgcgcgtgtgcggtcgcagctattgcggattcgcgcaTGTCTCTATAATATGTTACATGGGTCCTTGGATTACTATTCTTAGATCAGCTGGTTGTGCAGTATGTGGTTGGAAGTACAAGAGCAAGTGATCAACTAGCCTGTGACACAATGTGTCCCTTTCAATTTGGACTTAATGtattcatggctatgaatatcTGCacaaaattagtattgtaccttatcggacctgtgttttgtagttgctctAATGACCTttagtatgcacttattgtatgtcgctttggatagaagcgtatgccaaataaatgcgatgtaatgttttcttctcCTTATTAATCTGTTTaaactgcaattttttttattaatacatgCAATCCCCTTACCATCCAGAAGGTGGCTTAAATTAGCATGCATTGTAATCTACTGCAGTCACTGAGTGCGCATTAAAAATACCACTTTTTCCACCATTAGGTGTCACAGTGAATTGTTTCAAGCTTTTTAAACTGGCGATATTACAGCAGTTCATAAGCTGAcaacagaaataattatttatttgtagtgATGGCAGTTATTTCTTCTGAAACGTACAGGGCCACCGGGACCACGATGCCCACAGCTTGCTTGGGGTTCTCTGCGGAATGGCGCTGTACAACCAGTGCATTGTGAATTTCAACTTCCCACTGGCCCTGTTTAAGAAGATGCTGGGTTTTATGCCGACTCTGGAAGACCTGAAAGAACTCTCTCCCATCGAAGCCaggtgacgttttttttttttttaattggctgacaGCTAAAACATGTGCATTGTTTCTTCCATAAACCCTTCCATGTTTGTAAATTAGAATGTATAGTCACATAAAACAATCAAGTTCTTACTGCTGTGCTTCAAATGtggatttattttatctgttgatTGTGAACTAGGAACTTGCAAGGAGTCTTAGATGCAGATGAAGACGATTTGGAGCTGATGTATTTGGATTTCACGGTTAGTTTCAGTCCAACCCAGCCCAACCAATAGCCCCCAATCAGAAACGTGGCTGTTCGTCACTGTAAGTTTGGAATCTTTTCTCTATTCATAGGCTAGAGGCCACGAAGTAGTTCCAGATGGAAGAGAGATATCAGTAACCAAATCCAACAGGTATATGGGGTGgctatgatgatgatgatgatgatgatattgatgatgatgatgatgatgatattgatgatgatgatgatgatgatgattattattattattattattattattaaagcaCTCAGCTAACACCTTTATATTGGATGTAATTGTATTGGATGATTGACAATTTATAGGATACTAAAAACAAGGTTTTCTAAAAGTAGAAAACCAAAACAGTTCaggtatatgtatatgtgcttGGGAGGAAAACTTTTCTGACGATCGTAGTGATggacaaataaaatactgtgcAGCCCTTATGTTGACATGCTTTTCTGAAAGATATATCGGAGTAAGAGCATAATCGCTTGTTTCTTCTTTCACCACCACTTTTATGGTTCACAGGCAGCAGTACGTGGAAAAGtatgttgattttattttcaacaagTCGGTGGAGAAGCAGTTCTTtgactttttggggggtttttcgCAAGGCTGCCCAAATGAATTGTGGAAGATGTTTCTTCCAGAGGAGCTGATGGCCCTTCTGAGTGGAAACGTTGATTATgtgtgggaggagctggagaaggtgtGGATCTCCTCTTCACTGCATTCAATGAGccaaaatactattattattatttggctgAATGTGCTGTGATAtacataaagaaaatgtttttttttttttacccttgaAACAGAATGCTATATATAAGGGATATATGCCCACAGACATCAACATCAAAAACTTCTGGACTGTCTTCTTTGAACTGTctgaggagaaaaagaagaattttctGTGTGAGTACTTTTGGACTTCCAGCCAGATGCTCACTTTGCATTATAcacaatatttcacatattttgttaaagcctttatttaaaaaaactatttttcataTACATTCTCTACTGGATATATACTGCTCCTCTCACAGTATTCCCCATTCAGTTCAGTTGTTAACCCTTGGAAGAGTATGTTTTTGGgaatgcttttcaaaaaaaattctcagtctgtcttctagaactctgttgctttcagtcaccaacaATGTGACTGTTACACCAGCTTTAGAATGTTTAgttctgaacattctaatcgcacatTTGAGATCTCACTGCTTAATGCAGGTtataaaagcagtttttttcatCTTGTGCTTTCTAGCCTACACGACAGCAAGCAACCGGCTGCCCATGGGGGGACTGGCAAAAATGAAGATCACTATTGTGAACCAAAACGAGCCCAACCCCGATTACTTTTATCCGGTTGCAACCACCTGCAATTACCACCTATTCCTTCCAAATTACAGCAGCATTGATATTCTGAGAAAGAAGTTTGTCCATGCAATCTCTATTCACAAGGGATTTGGAACAGATTGAAGCGTCACATGAAGATAAAGACAGTAATCCTTCAACTGCTGAGGTTTCACACAGTGGCCACTAGAGTGGCAACATTCTCGTCACTTTTGAACAGTCTTCATCTGTGTCTGTCATCTCTGATCTAATTTTCAGGTCAGACCAAGCTAGAACagctctgggttttttttttgactttaGAATTACTCCTTTACCATGCAATTATACcatgtttaaacaaaacaaaattgaataaTCTTCAGTAGAGCGTTAATTCAATGATTTATTATGAACTATTTTGAATGATTTCATTATTCGTCTTTCTTTATTaatgatttatattttcagtttattccaTTGGTTCATTTTGAATATAGGGCATGAATCGAGCTGTGTTAACAATGCAGCCAAGCGTGGTATATAAGTGCAATGGCACACAACAGCCACAAGAGGGTGCACCAAGCCTGTTCCCCAAACAATAGATTCCAGAATTTTATATGATAGCCCGTGCAAGTTGAACTAACAGGCCTGTAATTTTCTGTATTAGTGCAGTTCTTTCCTGGATCAATTCGGTctcaaatatgtaattatatatttttttgctgctgtaTAATATCAGTTTCTCCAATGTCTGTAGGAGCACTTGAATTTGAGTTAATAAAATGGTGGTCTAGCAAACGCCATGAAAAGAAGATGCAAGTTGATGAGCTGGTTACATAGGTCCAGTGTAatgtatgcttttgtgtgttacaaaatatacatttcaacaCATGTTCCAGCCTTGGACACGACTGGGAACATCATTGCAACATTTCAGTTATTAACCCATCTGAGCTGTGCATGACTGTCTTGGTCTGtgcaacacacacccacataccctcacacacacactcacactcacacgcacacacgcacacacactcacacacacacacacacacgcatgcacacacacacagacacacactcattcactcacacacacacacacacacacacacaattacataaTCCTTCACTTTCACATCTATATTTGGGTTATGaaatatgtgtgagtgtgtgtgtgtgtgtgtgagagagagtgtgtgtgtctgacctGGTGGAGGGACGTGAACTGTTTCTGAACTCTCACAatttctcagag
Encoded proteins:
- the LOC118224704 gene encoding probable E3 ubiquitin-protein ligase HERC4 gives rise to the protein MSFCSLETLPCASKMIVTVDEKLIDEWISECDAKTWESRKREIIQTFSSASTLNGSFLNHSGDQHYQTTVENSGLDLSLARLAFEKLAKNQTVLKQVGSVVRDTLLRSLSDAPPGVEDLRVYLILPELLRVLPMDRDLCANFAGAVGKLQPDCLKTLEGLWSKLPKSFFKSLVKVIRSACTWFLHKMWTEQKDFRISVEKTANVLQKLYEVNYNSRWKIEDRNFYINEMKIFITSFPGELPPDAYIIDCMLQFLFNRLVLYPGIFDMETKCMVFLRDVCKHFLNASLGNSLHNHLCVNRKSLLTDTFQQLRNNDRDFLWPLQVKFENEDGIDEGGSPQEFFTLVAREILSLEPKMLELLEDSRLVWFMPEGHRDHDAHSLLGVLCGMALYNQCIVNFNFPLALFKKMLGFMPTLEDLKELSPIEARNLQGVLDADEDDLELMYLDFTARGHEVVPDGREISVTKSNRQQYVEKYVDFIFNKSVEKQFFDFLGGFSQGCPNELWKMFLPEELMALLSGNVDYVWEELEKNAIYKGYMPTDINIKNFWTVFFELSEEKKKNFLSYTTASNRLPMGGLAKMKITIVNQNEPNPDYFYPVATTCNYHLFLPNYSSIDILRKKFVHAISIHKGFGTD